The Coffea arabica cultivar ET-39 chromosome 3c, Coffea Arabica ET-39 HiFi, whole genome shotgun sequence genome contains a region encoding:
- the LOC140037497 gene encoding anaphase-promoting complex subunit 7-like isoform X2, with amino-acid sequence MDHYVPKDQVTTLLDHGLFTSAQLLGGFLVSSSTGNSEASPQLKAESLHTYKQALLHLKTILKPTATTSRSSLSASNRSSSPSSFNNSAINENEVKFRIASSYCALNENRAALIEMEGIPSKAKTLQMSLMMGKLYRYTRHTRAAAACYKECLRQCPYIIEAIIALAELGLPAKDIISLFPQTPSRSARAPFDHLESSRWLQHYVEAQCCIASNDYKGGLELFSELLQRFPNNIHILLEMAKVEAIIGKIDEAIMNFEKVRSIDPYVVAYMDEYALLLKTKSDQSKLNKLVHDLLNIDPTRPEVFVALSVLWERKDDRGALSYAEKSIRIDERHVPGYIVKGNLLLSMNRPDAAAIAFRGAQDLRADLRSYQGLVRSYLALSKIKEALHAAREAMKAMPQSAKALKLVGDVHASSTTGREKAKKFYESALRLEPGYLGAALALAELHVMEGRNGDAVSLLERYLKDWADDSLHVKLAQVFAATNMLQDALLHYQAALRINPQNEAAKKGLERLEKQMKGVDPDAPEEDEENDVEDVDGDVEENELL; translated from the exons ATGGACCACTACGTCCCCAAGGACCAAGTCACCACCCTCCTCGATCACGGCCTCTTCACCTCTGCACAATTACTC GGTGGTTTCCTTGTTTCATCGTCTACTGGGAATTCTGAAGCCTCCCCACAATTGAAAGCAGAAAGTTTG CACACTTATAAACAAGCATTGCTTCACCTGAAAACAATTCTGAAACCAACCGCAACAACGAGTAGGAGTTCACTTTCTGCTTCAAATAGGTCCTCTTCTCCGAGTTCTTTTAACAACTCAGCCATTAACGAAAATGAG GTCAAGTTCAGAATTGCTTCGTCATATTGTGCCCTGAATGAGAACAGGGCTGCTCTGATTGAG ATGGAGGGAATTCCAAGTAAAGCAAAAACTTTGCAGATGAGTCTGATGATGGGAAAACTTTATCGATATACTAGGCACACTCGTGCAGCAGCTGCCTGTTATAAAGAGTGTTTAAG GCAATGCCCTTATATCATTGAAGCTATTATAGctttggctgaattgggtcTTCCAGCAAAAGATATTATTTCATTGTTTCCTCAG ACGCCAAGTAGAAGTGCAAGAGCTCCTTTTGATCATCTTGAGTCAAGTCGGTGGTTGCAGCATTATGTTGAAGCCCAATGTTGCATTGCCTCAAATGATTATAAAG GTGGTTTAGAGCTCTTTTCAGAACTCCTGCAACGATTTCCAAACAACATACACATATTGCTGGAAATGGCTAAG GTAGAAGCCATTATTGGGAAAATTGATGAAGCCATTATGAACTTTGAGAAG GTCCGATCCATCGATCCATATGTTGTTGCATATATGGATGAGTATGCCTTGCTTTTAAAGACTAAGTCTGATCAATCGAAGTTAAACAAGCTGGTGCATGATCTGTTGAATATTGATCCCACAAGGCCTGAAGTTTTTGTTGCGTTGTCTGTCTTATGGGAAAGGAAGGATGATAGAGGAGCTCTCTCTTATGCTGAAAAG AGCATTCGAATTGATGAGAGGCATGTACCAGGTTATATAGTGAAG GGAAACTTATTGTTGTCAATGAATCGGCCAGATGCAGCTGCTATTGCCTTCAGGGGAGCTCAGGATTTAAGAGCTGATCTTCGTTCCTATCAAG GATTAGTTCGTTCATATTTGGCACTTTCGAAGATTAAAGAGGCTTTGCATGCTGCAAGGGAAGCAATGAAAGCCATGCCCCAATCCGCAAAAGCCCTAAAGTTAGTTGGTGATGTGCATGCTAGTAGTACTACTGGAAGAGAAAAA GCAAAGAAGTTCTATGAATCAGCTCTCAGGCTGGAACCGGGTTACCTTGGAGCTGCCTTAGCTTTGGCTGAGCTGCATGTCATGGAAGGCCGAAATGGAGATGCTGTATCTCTCCTCGAGCGATATCTTAAAGATTGGGCGGATGACTCTTTGCATGTTAAGCTGGCTCAAGTGTTTGCAGCCACAAACATGCTGCAAGATGCTCTGTTGCATTATCAAGCAGCATTGAG GATCAATCCTCAAAATGAAGCTGCAAAGAAAGGATTGGAGCGTTTGGAGAAACAAATGAAG GGAGTGGATCCTGATGCCCCTGAAGAAGATGAGGAAAATGATGTAGAGGATGTTGATGGGGATGTGGAGGAGAATGAGCTTCTATGA
- the LOC140037497 gene encoding anaphase-promoting complex subunit 7-like isoform X3 yields the protein MDHYVPKDQVTTLLDHGLFTSAQLLGGFLVSSSTGNSEASPQLKAESLVLLGDSFFKEKEYRRAIHTYKQALLHLKTILKPTATTSRSSLSASNRSSSPSSFNNSAINENEMEGIPSKAKTLQMSLMMGKLYRYTRHTRAAAACYKECLRQCPYIIEAIIALAELGLPAKDIISLFPQTPSRSARAPFDHLESSRWLQHYVEAQCCIASNDYKGGLELFSELLQRFPNNIHILLEMAKVEAIIGKIDEAIMNFEKVRSIDPYVVAYMDEYALLLKTKSDQSKLNKLVHDLLNIDPTRPEVFVALSVLWERKDDRGALSYAEKSIRIDERHVPGYIVKGNLLLSMNRPDAAAIAFRGAQDLRADLRSYQGLVRSYLALSKIKEALHAAREAMKAMPQSAKALKLVGDVHASSTTGREKAKKFYESALRLEPGYLGAALALAELHVMEGRNGDAVSLLERYLKDWADDSLHVKLAQVFAATNMLQDALLHYQAALRINPQNEAAKKGLERLEKQMKGVDPDAPEEDEENDVEDVDGDVEENELL from the exons ATGGACCACTACGTCCCCAAGGACCAAGTCACCACCCTCCTCGATCACGGCCTCTTCACCTCTGCACAATTACTC GGTGGTTTCCTTGTTTCATCGTCTACTGGGAATTCTGAAGCCTCCCCACAATTGAAAGCAGAAAGTTTG GTGCTACTTGGTGATTCATTTTTTAAAGAGAAAGAGTACAGGAGAGCAATT CACACTTATAAACAAGCATTGCTTCACCTGAAAACAATTCTGAAACCAACCGCAACAACGAGTAGGAGTTCACTTTCTGCTTCAAATAGGTCCTCTTCTCCGAGTTCTTTTAACAACTCAGCCATTAACGAAAATGAG ATGGAGGGAATTCCAAGTAAAGCAAAAACTTTGCAGATGAGTCTGATGATGGGAAAACTTTATCGATATACTAGGCACACTCGTGCAGCAGCTGCCTGTTATAAAGAGTGTTTAAG GCAATGCCCTTATATCATTGAAGCTATTATAGctttggctgaattgggtcTTCCAGCAAAAGATATTATTTCATTGTTTCCTCAG ACGCCAAGTAGAAGTGCAAGAGCTCCTTTTGATCATCTTGAGTCAAGTCGGTGGTTGCAGCATTATGTTGAAGCCCAATGTTGCATTGCCTCAAATGATTATAAAG GTGGTTTAGAGCTCTTTTCAGAACTCCTGCAACGATTTCCAAACAACATACACATATTGCTGGAAATGGCTAAG GTAGAAGCCATTATTGGGAAAATTGATGAAGCCATTATGAACTTTGAGAAG GTCCGATCCATCGATCCATATGTTGTTGCATATATGGATGAGTATGCCTTGCTTTTAAAGACTAAGTCTGATCAATCGAAGTTAAACAAGCTGGTGCATGATCTGTTGAATATTGATCCCACAAGGCCTGAAGTTTTTGTTGCGTTGTCTGTCTTATGGGAAAGGAAGGATGATAGAGGAGCTCTCTCTTATGCTGAAAAG AGCATTCGAATTGATGAGAGGCATGTACCAGGTTATATAGTGAAG GGAAACTTATTGTTGTCAATGAATCGGCCAGATGCAGCTGCTATTGCCTTCAGGGGAGCTCAGGATTTAAGAGCTGATCTTCGTTCCTATCAAG GATTAGTTCGTTCATATTTGGCACTTTCGAAGATTAAAGAGGCTTTGCATGCTGCAAGGGAAGCAATGAAAGCCATGCCCCAATCCGCAAAAGCCCTAAAGTTAGTTGGTGATGTGCATGCTAGTAGTACTACTGGAAGAGAAAAA GCAAAGAAGTTCTATGAATCAGCTCTCAGGCTGGAACCGGGTTACCTTGGAGCTGCCTTAGCTTTGGCTGAGCTGCATGTCATGGAAGGCCGAAATGGAGATGCTGTATCTCTCCTCGAGCGATATCTTAAAGATTGGGCGGATGACTCTTTGCATGTTAAGCTGGCTCAAGTGTTTGCAGCCACAAACATGCTGCAAGATGCTCTGTTGCATTATCAAGCAGCATTGAG GATCAATCCTCAAAATGAAGCTGCAAAGAAAGGATTGGAGCGTTTGGAGAAACAAATGAAG GGAGTGGATCCTGATGCCCCTGAAGAAGATGAGGAAAATGATGTAGAGGATGTTGATGGGGATGTGGAGGAGAATGAGCTTCTATGA
- the LOC140037497 gene encoding anaphase-promoting complex subunit 7-like isoform X5, with translation MDHYVPKDQVTTLLDHGLFTSAQLLGGFLVSSSTGNSEASPQLKAESLMEGIPSKAKTLQMSLMMGKLYRYTRHTRAAAACYKECLRQCPYIIEAIIALAELGLPAKDIISLFPQTPSRSARAPFDHLESSRWLQHYVEAQCCIASNDYKGGLELFSELLQRFPNNIHILLEMAKVEAIIGKIDEAIMNFEKVRSIDPYVVAYMDEYALLLKTKSDQSKLNKLVHDLLNIDPTRPEVFVALSVLWERKDDRGALSYAEKSIRIDERHVPGYIVKGNLLLSMNRPDAAAIAFRGAQDLRADLRSYQGLVRSYLALSKIKEALHAAREAMKAMPQSAKALKLVGDVHASSTTGREKAKKFYESALRLEPGYLGAALALAELHVMEGRNGDAVSLLERYLKDWADDSLHVKLAQVFAATNMLQDALLHYQAALRINPQNEAAKKGLERLEKQMKGVDPDAPEEDEENDVEDVDGDVEENELL, from the exons ATGGACCACTACGTCCCCAAGGACCAAGTCACCACCCTCCTCGATCACGGCCTCTTCACCTCTGCACAATTACTC GGTGGTTTCCTTGTTTCATCGTCTACTGGGAATTCTGAAGCCTCCCCACAATTGAAAGCAGAAAGTTTG ATGGAGGGAATTCCAAGTAAAGCAAAAACTTTGCAGATGAGTCTGATGATGGGAAAACTTTATCGATATACTAGGCACACTCGTGCAGCAGCTGCCTGTTATAAAGAGTGTTTAAG GCAATGCCCTTATATCATTGAAGCTATTATAGctttggctgaattgggtcTTCCAGCAAAAGATATTATTTCATTGTTTCCTCAG ACGCCAAGTAGAAGTGCAAGAGCTCCTTTTGATCATCTTGAGTCAAGTCGGTGGTTGCAGCATTATGTTGAAGCCCAATGTTGCATTGCCTCAAATGATTATAAAG GTGGTTTAGAGCTCTTTTCAGAACTCCTGCAACGATTTCCAAACAACATACACATATTGCTGGAAATGGCTAAG GTAGAAGCCATTATTGGGAAAATTGATGAAGCCATTATGAACTTTGAGAAG GTCCGATCCATCGATCCATATGTTGTTGCATATATGGATGAGTATGCCTTGCTTTTAAAGACTAAGTCTGATCAATCGAAGTTAAACAAGCTGGTGCATGATCTGTTGAATATTGATCCCACAAGGCCTGAAGTTTTTGTTGCGTTGTCTGTCTTATGGGAAAGGAAGGATGATAGAGGAGCTCTCTCTTATGCTGAAAAG AGCATTCGAATTGATGAGAGGCATGTACCAGGTTATATAGTGAAG GGAAACTTATTGTTGTCAATGAATCGGCCAGATGCAGCTGCTATTGCCTTCAGGGGAGCTCAGGATTTAAGAGCTGATCTTCGTTCCTATCAAG GATTAGTTCGTTCATATTTGGCACTTTCGAAGATTAAAGAGGCTTTGCATGCTGCAAGGGAAGCAATGAAAGCCATGCCCCAATCCGCAAAAGCCCTAAAGTTAGTTGGTGATGTGCATGCTAGTAGTACTACTGGAAGAGAAAAA GCAAAGAAGTTCTATGAATCAGCTCTCAGGCTGGAACCGGGTTACCTTGGAGCTGCCTTAGCTTTGGCTGAGCTGCATGTCATGGAAGGCCGAAATGGAGATGCTGTATCTCTCCTCGAGCGATATCTTAAAGATTGGGCGGATGACTCTTTGCATGTTAAGCTGGCTCAAGTGTTTGCAGCCACAAACATGCTGCAAGATGCTCTGTTGCATTATCAAGCAGCATTGAG GATCAATCCTCAAAATGAAGCTGCAAAGAAAGGATTGGAGCGTTTGGAGAAACAAATGAAG GGAGTGGATCCTGATGCCCCTGAAGAAGATGAGGAAAATGATGTAGAGGATGTTGATGGGGATGTGGAGGAGAATGAGCTTCTATGA
- the LOC140037497 gene encoding anaphase-promoting complex subunit 7-like isoform X4, with protein sequence MDHYVPKDQVTTLLDHGLFTSAQLLGGFLVSSSTGNSEASPQLKAESLVLLGDSFFKEKEYRRAIMEGIPSKAKTLQMSLMMGKLYRYTRHTRAAAACYKECLRQCPYIIEAIIALAELGLPAKDIISLFPQTPSRSARAPFDHLESSRWLQHYVEAQCCIASNDYKGGLELFSELLQRFPNNIHILLEMAKVEAIIGKIDEAIMNFEKVRSIDPYVVAYMDEYALLLKTKSDQSKLNKLVHDLLNIDPTRPEVFVALSVLWERKDDRGALSYAEKSIRIDERHVPGYIVKGNLLLSMNRPDAAAIAFRGAQDLRADLRSYQGLVRSYLALSKIKEALHAAREAMKAMPQSAKALKLVGDVHASSTTGREKAKKFYESALRLEPGYLGAALALAELHVMEGRNGDAVSLLERYLKDWADDSLHVKLAQVFAATNMLQDALLHYQAALRINPQNEAAKKGLERLEKQMKGVDPDAPEEDEENDVEDVDGDVEENELL encoded by the exons ATGGACCACTACGTCCCCAAGGACCAAGTCACCACCCTCCTCGATCACGGCCTCTTCACCTCTGCACAATTACTC GGTGGTTTCCTTGTTTCATCGTCTACTGGGAATTCTGAAGCCTCCCCACAATTGAAAGCAGAAAGTTTG GTGCTACTTGGTGATTCATTTTTTAAAGAGAAAGAGTACAGGAGAGCAATT ATGGAGGGAATTCCAAGTAAAGCAAAAACTTTGCAGATGAGTCTGATGATGGGAAAACTTTATCGATATACTAGGCACACTCGTGCAGCAGCTGCCTGTTATAAAGAGTGTTTAAG GCAATGCCCTTATATCATTGAAGCTATTATAGctttggctgaattgggtcTTCCAGCAAAAGATATTATTTCATTGTTTCCTCAG ACGCCAAGTAGAAGTGCAAGAGCTCCTTTTGATCATCTTGAGTCAAGTCGGTGGTTGCAGCATTATGTTGAAGCCCAATGTTGCATTGCCTCAAATGATTATAAAG GTGGTTTAGAGCTCTTTTCAGAACTCCTGCAACGATTTCCAAACAACATACACATATTGCTGGAAATGGCTAAG GTAGAAGCCATTATTGGGAAAATTGATGAAGCCATTATGAACTTTGAGAAG GTCCGATCCATCGATCCATATGTTGTTGCATATATGGATGAGTATGCCTTGCTTTTAAAGACTAAGTCTGATCAATCGAAGTTAAACAAGCTGGTGCATGATCTGTTGAATATTGATCCCACAAGGCCTGAAGTTTTTGTTGCGTTGTCTGTCTTATGGGAAAGGAAGGATGATAGAGGAGCTCTCTCTTATGCTGAAAAG AGCATTCGAATTGATGAGAGGCATGTACCAGGTTATATAGTGAAG GGAAACTTATTGTTGTCAATGAATCGGCCAGATGCAGCTGCTATTGCCTTCAGGGGAGCTCAGGATTTAAGAGCTGATCTTCGTTCCTATCAAG GATTAGTTCGTTCATATTTGGCACTTTCGAAGATTAAAGAGGCTTTGCATGCTGCAAGGGAAGCAATGAAAGCCATGCCCCAATCCGCAAAAGCCCTAAAGTTAGTTGGTGATGTGCATGCTAGTAGTACTACTGGAAGAGAAAAA GCAAAGAAGTTCTATGAATCAGCTCTCAGGCTGGAACCGGGTTACCTTGGAGCTGCCTTAGCTTTGGCTGAGCTGCATGTCATGGAAGGCCGAAATGGAGATGCTGTATCTCTCCTCGAGCGATATCTTAAAGATTGGGCGGATGACTCTTTGCATGTTAAGCTGGCTCAAGTGTTTGCAGCCACAAACATGCTGCAAGATGCTCTGTTGCATTATCAAGCAGCATTGAG GATCAATCCTCAAAATGAAGCTGCAAAGAAAGGATTGGAGCGTTTGGAGAAACAAATGAAG GGAGTGGATCCTGATGCCCCTGAAGAAGATGAGGAAAATGATGTAGAGGATGTTGATGGGGATGTGGAGGAGAATGAGCTTCTATGA
- the LOC140037497 gene encoding anaphase-promoting complex subunit 7-like isoform X1, with protein sequence MDHYVPKDQVTTLLDHGLFTSAQLLGGFLVSSSTGNSEASPQLKAESLVLLGDSFFKEKEYRRAIHTYKQALLHLKTILKPTATTSRSSLSASNRSSSPSSFNNSAINENEVKFRIASSYCALNENRAALIEMEGIPSKAKTLQMSLMMGKLYRYTRHTRAAAACYKECLRQCPYIIEAIIALAELGLPAKDIISLFPQTPSRSARAPFDHLESSRWLQHYVEAQCCIASNDYKGGLELFSELLQRFPNNIHILLEMAKVEAIIGKIDEAIMNFEKVRSIDPYVVAYMDEYALLLKTKSDQSKLNKLVHDLLNIDPTRPEVFVALSVLWERKDDRGALSYAEKSIRIDERHVPGYIVKGNLLLSMNRPDAAAIAFRGAQDLRADLRSYQGLVRSYLALSKIKEALHAAREAMKAMPQSAKALKLVGDVHASSTTGREKAKKFYESALRLEPGYLGAALALAELHVMEGRNGDAVSLLERYLKDWADDSLHVKLAQVFAATNMLQDALLHYQAALRINPQNEAAKKGLERLEKQMKGVDPDAPEEDEENDVEDVDGDVEENELL encoded by the exons ATGGACCACTACGTCCCCAAGGACCAAGTCACCACCCTCCTCGATCACGGCCTCTTCACCTCTGCACAATTACTC GGTGGTTTCCTTGTTTCATCGTCTACTGGGAATTCTGAAGCCTCCCCACAATTGAAAGCAGAAAGTTTG GTGCTACTTGGTGATTCATTTTTTAAAGAGAAAGAGTACAGGAGAGCAATT CACACTTATAAACAAGCATTGCTTCACCTGAAAACAATTCTGAAACCAACCGCAACAACGAGTAGGAGTTCACTTTCTGCTTCAAATAGGTCCTCTTCTCCGAGTTCTTTTAACAACTCAGCCATTAACGAAAATGAG GTCAAGTTCAGAATTGCTTCGTCATATTGTGCCCTGAATGAGAACAGGGCTGCTCTGATTGAG ATGGAGGGAATTCCAAGTAAAGCAAAAACTTTGCAGATGAGTCTGATGATGGGAAAACTTTATCGATATACTAGGCACACTCGTGCAGCAGCTGCCTGTTATAAAGAGTGTTTAAG GCAATGCCCTTATATCATTGAAGCTATTATAGctttggctgaattgggtcTTCCAGCAAAAGATATTATTTCATTGTTTCCTCAG ACGCCAAGTAGAAGTGCAAGAGCTCCTTTTGATCATCTTGAGTCAAGTCGGTGGTTGCAGCATTATGTTGAAGCCCAATGTTGCATTGCCTCAAATGATTATAAAG GTGGTTTAGAGCTCTTTTCAGAACTCCTGCAACGATTTCCAAACAACATACACATATTGCTGGAAATGGCTAAG GTAGAAGCCATTATTGGGAAAATTGATGAAGCCATTATGAACTTTGAGAAG GTCCGATCCATCGATCCATATGTTGTTGCATATATGGATGAGTATGCCTTGCTTTTAAAGACTAAGTCTGATCAATCGAAGTTAAACAAGCTGGTGCATGATCTGTTGAATATTGATCCCACAAGGCCTGAAGTTTTTGTTGCGTTGTCTGTCTTATGGGAAAGGAAGGATGATAGAGGAGCTCTCTCTTATGCTGAAAAG AGCATTCGAATTGATGAGAGGCATGTACCAGGTTATATAGTGAAG GGAAACTTATTGTTGTCAATGAATCGGCCAGATGCAGCTGCTATTGCCTTCAGGGGAGCTCAGGATTTAAGAGCTGATCTTCGTTCCTATCAAG GATTAGTTCGTTCATATTTGGCACTTTCGAAGATTAAAGAGGCTTTGCATGCTGCAAGGGAAGCAATGAAAGCCATGCCCCAATCCGCAAAAGCCCTAAAGTTAGTTGGTGATGTGCATGCTAGTAGTACTACTGGAAGAGAAAAA GCAAAGAAGTTCTATGAATCAGCTCTCAGGCTGGAACCGGGTTACCTTGGAGCTGCCTTAGCTTTGGCTGAGCTGCATGTCATGGAAGGCCGAAATGGAGATGCTGTATCTCTCCTCGAGCGATATCTTAAAGATTGGGCGGATGACTCTTTGCATGTTAAGCTGGCTCAAGTGTTTGCAGCCACAAACATGCTGCAAGATGCTCTGTTGCATTATCAAGCAGCATTGAG GATCAATCCTCAAAATGAAGCTGCAAAGAAAGGATTGGAGCGTTTGGAGAAACAAATGAAG GGAGTGGATCCTGATGCCCCTGAAGAAGATGAGGAAAATGATGTAGAGGATGTTGATGGGGATGTGGAGGAGAATGAGCTTCTATGA